The Anastrepha ludens isolate Willacy chromosome 2, idAnaLude1.1, whole genome shotgun sequence genome contains a region encoding:
- the LOC128860642 gene encoding V-type proton ATPase subunit D 2-like, with the protein MAQDRIHIFPSGANLVLMRQRILSASRGLNLLKRKRDALELKLRDLVAELDAAKAVVDKVMSDAIFSMAKVNFLDVDLRPLELLPPRKADIYMRIKNIKVAGLMLPQFQLYVERPESFPLTGLARGGEQIKMVRARFQSAVRVLIAIASLEYSVNTLQDGVQQNNMRVNGLEYIVIPRFQNTVNYIRDELDEYEREDFYRLKRSQAKQRKAKETFTELVKTKNMTPEQLAALKEQAQQAKSKIKDSGPTQNFDINKFSPTSRSRRSRRARAVRSDEEDNGNVRPVPEEIEEEENAGNAD; encoded by the coding sequence ATGGCACAGGATCGCATCCATATTTTTCCTTCGGGTGCCAATCTTGTGCTCATGAGACAGCGCATTTTGTCCGCCTCACGTGGCCTTAATCTGCTCAAACGCAAACGCGATGCCCTCGAACTCAAATTGCGTGATCTAGTTGCCGAACTCGATGCAGCAAAGGCAGTGGTGGATAAAGTAATGTCCGATGCAATCTTCTCCATGGCAAAAGTGAATTTTCTCGACGTAGATTTGCGTCCACTCGAGCTATTGCCGccacgcaaggcagatatttatatgcgcataaaaaatattaaagttgcTGGTTTGATGCTACCCCAATTTCAGCTTTATGTGGAAAGACCAGAAAGTTTCCCGCTCACTGGCTTGGCTCGTGGTGGCGAACAGATCAAAATGGTACGTGCACGTTTCCAATCCGCCGTACGTGTACTCATTGCGATAGCATCGCTGGAATACTCGGTAAATACATTGCAAGACGGTGTACAACAGAATAATATGCGCGTCAATGGCTTGGAATATATTGTCATTCCACGTTTTCAAAATACAGTCAACTATATAAGAGATGAATTGGATGAATATGAACGCGAAGATTTCTATCGTTTAAAACGTTCGCAAGCGAAACAACGCAAAGCAAAAGAGACGTTCACGGAATTGGTCAAGACTAAAAATATGACCCCAGAGCAGTTGGCTGCACTTAAGGAGCAAGCCCAGCAAGCAAAATCGAAGATAAAAGATTCCGGCCCAACGCAAAATTtcgatattaataaattttcaccGACTTCGAGGTCTAGAAGATCGAGAAGGGCAAGAGCAGTGCGTTCCGATGAAGAAGACAACGGTAATGTGCGGCCAGTACCAGAGGAGATTGAAGAAGAGGAGAATGCAGGAAATGCCGATTAG